A stretch of Prunus dulcis chromosome 6, ALMONDv2, whole genome shotgun sequence DNA encodes these proteins:
- the LOC117631664 gene encoding kinesin-like protein KIN-4A isoform X4 → MEASENCCVKVALHIRPLIDDERLQGCKECVTVTPGKPQIKIGPHSFTFDRVYGSGGGPSPAIFEDCISPLIHGLFQGYNATVLAYGQTGSGKTYTMGTGSGDGCQTGLIPQVMNALFNKIEILKDQTEFQMQVSYIEILNEEVCDLLDSLSMKMETTNGHAAKVGRHPIQIREKSNGAITLAGLTEVAVNSLQEMATCLDQGSLNRATGSTNMNNQSSRSHAIFTITLEQMRKIRSAFPGNDTPDEDMGEEYFCAKLHLVDLAGSERAKRTGSDGLRLKEGIHINKGLLALGNVISALGDEKKRKEGVHVPYRDSKLTRLLQDSLGGNSKTVMIACISPADINAEESLNTLKYANRARNIQNKPIVNRDVISNEMQKMQEQLKLLQAELCARGGAPSDEVLVLKERIAWLEATNENLCRELHGYRSRCAVVQQCETDVQEGPVCFPKSDGLKRGFQSMDSSDYQMGEITSGENSKEIDEVKKEWEHQLLQNTMDIELNELNKRLEQKESEMRLFGGIDTEALKQHFGKKVLELEEEKRIVQQERDRLLAEVESLATNSVIQGQKMQDVHAQKLKFLETQILDLKKKQENQVHLLKAKQKSEEAAKRLQAEIQYIKAQKVQLQHKIKQEAEQFRQWKASREKELLQLRKEGRRNEYERHKLEALNQRQKTVLQRKTEVAATATKRLKELLEARKSAVRDNSVNPNRHTSASQSNERSLQRWLDHELEVMVHMYEVRFEYEKQKQVRAALEKELALLKQADQLSSEGQSTQRGKSGYSRVLSMSLDARMARIASLENMLGMSSNVLVVMASQLSEAEERERSLSGRGRWNQLRSMGDAKNLLQYIFNAAAEARCLYNLHRI, encoded by the exons ATGGAGGCATCAGAGAATTGCTGTGTCAAGGTAGCCCTTCACATTAGACCGCTTATTGATGATGAACGCCTTCAGGGTTGTAAGGAATGTGTTACTGTCACACCCGGAAAGCCTCAG ATAAAAATTGGCCCACATTCTTTTACATTTGATCGTGTCTATGGCAGTGGTGGAGGTCCATCACCTGCCATAtttgaagattgcatttctccACTTATTCATGGTTTATTCCAAGGATACAATGCTACTGTACTTGCTTACGGTCAG ACAGGATCTGGAAAGACATATACCATGGGAACTGGCTCTGGAGATGGCTGCCAGACGGGGCTGATTCCTCAAGTTATGAATGCATTGTTCAACAAGATTGAAATATTGAAGGATCAAACAGAATTCCAAATGCAAGTTTCCTATATTGAG ATTCTGAACGAAGAAGTGTGTGACTTGTTGGATTCTCTATCTATGAAAATGGAGACTACAAATGGACATGCCGCAAAAGTTGGAAGGCATCCGATACAAATTCGTGAAAAATCAAATGGAGCTATAACACTAGCAGGATTAACTGAAGTTGCTGTAAATTCGTTACAAGAAATGGCCACTTGCCTGGATCAAGGATCATTAAACAGAGCAACGGGGAGTACAAACATGAACAACCAATCTAG TCGATCACATGCCATCTTCACAATCACATTAGAACAGATGCGAAAAATCCGTTCAGCTTTTCCCGGGAATGACACTCCAGATGAGGATATGGGTGAAGAGTATTTTTGCGCAAAGCTCCATTTGGTAGATCTTGCTGGATCCGAACGAGCAAAGAGAACAGGTTCCGATGGTCTTCGGTTAAAAGAAG GTATACATATTAACAAGGGACTTCTTGCACTTGGTAATGTCATCAGTGCATTGGGGGATGAGAAAAAGCGAAAAGAGGGTGTGCATGTCCCTTACCGAGACAGTAAACTGACTCGACTTTTGCAG GACTCACTTGGTGGAAACAGCAAAACTGTAATGATAG CTTGCATCAGTCCTGCTGATATCAATGCCGAGGAAAGTCTTAACACTCTGAAATATGCAAATCGTGCTCGTAATATCCAGAACAAGCCTATT GTTAATAGAGATGTGATATCCAATGAGATGCAAAAGATGCAAGAGCAGCTAAAATTATTGCAGGCAGAGCTATGCGCTCGTGGTGGAGCTCCATCAGATGAAGTGCTG GTTCTTAAGGAAAGGATTGCTTGGCTTGAGGCTACCAATGAGAATCTTTGTCGAGAACTTCATGGATACCGCAGCAGATGCGCTGTTGTGCAGCAGTGTGAAACAGATGTGCAA GAAGGCCCTGTTTGTTTCCCAAAAAGTGATGGACTTAAGAGGGGCTTCCAGAGTATGGACTCATCTGATTATCAGATGGGGGAAATTACATCAG GCGAAAATTCTAAGGAAATCGATGAAGTAAAAAAAGAGTGGGAGCATCAACTTTTGCAAAACACTATGGATATAGAGTTGAATGAGTTGAACAAACGCTTGGAGCAAAAAGAG TCTGAAATGAGACTTTTTGGAGGGATTGACACTGAGGCACTGAAGCAGCACTTTGGAAAGAAAGTTTTGGAACtcgaagaagagaaaagaattgtgcaG CAAGAGAGGGACCGCTTATTGGCTGAAGTTGAGAGCCTTGCTACTAACTCTGTCATACAAGGACAAAAAATGCAAGATGTGCATGCGCAAAAATTAAAGTTTCTCGAAACACAG ATTTTAGATCTtaagaagaaacaagaaaaccaGGTCCACCTTTtaaaggcaaaacaaaaaagtgagGAAGCAGCAAAGCGGCTGCAAGCTGAAATACAATATATCAAAGCTCAGAAG GTTCAGTTGCagcataaaataaagcaagagGCAGAACAATTTCGACAATGGAAGGCTTCTCGTGAAAAGGAATTGCTACAG CTAAGGAAGGAAGGGAGGAGAAATGAGTATGAACGGCACAAGCTTGAAGCTCTGAATCAGCGCCAGAAAACg GTTCTTCAAAGAAAGACAGAAGTGGCAGCAACTGCTACCAAGCGGCTTAAGGAGTTGTTAGAAGCTCGCAAATCTGCTGTACGTGACAACTCAG TTAACCCCAACAGGCATACTTCAGCCAGCCAG AGCAATGAAAGATCTTTACAACGGTGGCTTGATCATGAGCTGGAAGTCATGGTGCATATGTATGAAGTTCGTTTCGAATATGAGAAGCAAAAGCAAGT GCGAGCTGCACTGGAAAAAGAATTGGCGTTACTTAAACAAGCAGATCAGCTTTCTTCTGAAGGGCAGAGTACCCAAAGAGGAAAGAGTGGATATTCCAG AGTGTTATCCATGTCACTGGATGCAAGAATGGCAAGAATAGCTTCACTTGAGAACATGCTTGGCATGTCTTCAAACGTTCTCGTGGTGATGGCTTCACAACTGTCAGAGGCAGAAGAAAGGGAGCGGAGCTTAAGTGGTCGTGGGCGTTGGAATCAGTTGCGTTCAATGGGTGATGCTAAGAACTTgcttcaatatatatttaatgctGCTGCAGAAGCAAGGTGCTTATACAACCTACATAGAATCTGA